In one Bacteroidota bacterium genomic region, the following are encoded:
- a CDS encoding BLUF domain-containing protein → MPQPLIQLIYTSKATRLVGLPTLTDILRVSRRNNARDQVTGLLLYHEGSFIQVFEGLSGDVNAVYRRVLDDPRHRDVNLLVRRQVAYRSFPHWAMGFRNIAELTDEQQRYVSTFLQDGTLRGVARPGLAHRFLDAFRERAQEPDE, encoded by the coding sequence ATGCCGCAGCCACTCATCCAGCTCATCTACACGAGCAAGGCGACTCGTCTGGTCGGCCTCCCTACGCTCACCGATATCCTGCGCGTCAGCCGCCGCAACAACGCACGCGACCAAGTCACCGGCCTGCTCCTCTACCACGAGGGCAGCTTCATCCAGGTCTTCGAGGGCCTCTCGGGCGATGTCAACGCGGTCTACCGCCGGGTGCTCGACGACCCGCGCCACCGCGACGTGAATCTGCTCGTCCGGCGGCAAGTCGCCTACCGCTCGTTCCCGCACTGGGCGATGGGCTTCCGCAACATCGCCGAGTTGACCGACGAGCAGCAGCGGTACGTGAGCACGTTCCTTCAAGACGGGACGCTGCGCGGCGTCGCGCGGCCAGGGCTGGCCCATCGTTTCCTGGACGCGTTCCGGGAGAGAGCGCAAGAGCCGGACGAGTAG
- a CDS encoding acyl carrier protein, protein MATEVAQKVTAIIVDKLGVDEADVVRDANFTNDLGADSLDTVELIMEFEKEFDLTIPDEDAEQIATVGDAIDYVSSKAS, encoded by the coding sequence ATGGCCACCGAAGTAGCCCAGAAAGTCACCGCCATCATCGTCGACAAGCTCGGCGTGGACGAAGCCGACGTCGTGCGCGACGCCAACTTCACCAACGACCTCGGCGCGGACTCCCTCGACACGGTCGAGCTGATCATGGAGTTCGAAAAGGAATTCGACCTCACGATCCCGGACGAGGACGCCGAGCAGATCGCCACCGTCGGCGACGCCATCGACTACGTGTCGAGCAAGGCGTCGTAA
- the fabF gene encoding beta-ketoacyl-ACP synthase II, translating to MFLSPTSDRRVVVTGLGALTPIGNSVQAYWDGMMASRSGGARITHFDPEGFSTQFACEVKDFDPNDYLGRKEARRMDPFCQYGLVAADEALADAGLDPATMDQADKDRFGVVFGSGIGGMKVFQDQTINYHENGPRRISPFFVPMMILDIAAGQISMRHGLRGPNYATVAACATGNNAIVDSFMLIRSGLADRMLCGGSEAGVTGIGVGGFGSMKALSTRNDAPATASRPFDATRDGFVIGEGAGALVLETYADAKARGAKIYAEILGIGMSADAYHLTAPDPSGEGVRLALNGALRTAGLAPEDVDYINMHGTSTPLGDIAETNAIKKVFGEHAYSMNLSSTKSMTGHLLGAAGAIEAVASILAIQHGRIPPTINFENADPECDLNYTFNSPQDRDVKVALSNAFGFGGHNTSVVFGVPR from the coding sequence ATGTTTCTGTCTCCCACCTCCGACCGCCGCGTCGTGGTCACCGGCCTCGGCGCCCTCACCCCCATCGGCAACTCCGTCCAAGCCTACTGGGACGGCATGATGGCCAGCCGCAGCGGCGGCGCCCGCATCACCCACTTCGACCCCGAGGGCTTCTCGACCCAGTTCGCCTGCGAGGTTAAGGACTTCGACCCGAACGACTACCTCGGCCGCAAGGAGGCGCGGCGGATGGACCCCTTCTGCCAGTACGGCCTCGTCGCCGCCGACGAAGCGCTCGCTGACGCGGGCCTCGACCCGGCCACGATGGACCAGGCCGACAAGGACCGCTTCGGCGTCGTCTTCGGCAGCGGCATCGGCGGCATGAAGGTCTTCCAGGACCAGACCATCAACTACCACGAGAACGGACCACGGCGCATCAGCCCGTTCTTCGTGCCGATGATGATCCTCGACATCGCCGCCGGGCAGATCTCGATGCGCCACGGGCTGCGCGGGCCGAACTACGCCACCGTCGCGGCGTGCGCCACGGGCAACAACGCCATCGTGGACAGCTTCATGCTGATCCGCAGCGGCCTCGCCGACCGGATGCTCTGCGGCGGCTCGGAGGCAGGCGTGACTGGCATCGGCGTGGGCGGCTTCGGCTCGATGAAGGCCCTCTCGACGCGCAACGACGCGCCCGCCACGGCGAGCCGCCCCTTCGACGCCACGCGCGACGGCTTCGTGATCGGCGAGGGCGCCGGCGCGCTCGTGCTGGAGACGTACGCCGACGCGAAGGCCCGGGGGGCGAAGATCTACGCCGAGATCCTCGGCATCGGCATGAGCGCCGACGCCTACCACCTCACGGCCCCCGATCCCTCCGGCGAGGGCGTCCGCCTCGCGCTCAACGGCGCGCTCCGTACCGCCGGCCTCGCGCCCGAGGACGTGGACTACATCAACATGCACGGCACCTCGACGCCCCTCGGCGATATCGCGGAGACGAACGCGATCAAGAAGGTCTTCGGCGAGCACGCCTACAGCATGAACCTGTCCTCGACGAAGAGCATGACGGGCCACCTGCTCGGTGCCGCCGGTGCCATCGAGGCCGTCGCCTCGATCCTGGCGATCCAGCACGGCCGCATCCCGCCGACGATCAACTTCGAGAACGCCGACCCGGAGTGCGACCTGAACTACACGTTCAACAGCCCACAGGACCGCGACGTGAAGGTGGCGCTCTCGAATGCGTTCGGCTTCGGCGGCCACAACACGTCTGTCGTGTTCGGCGTGCCGCGCTAG
- a CDS encoding SpoIIE family protein phosphatase, producing the protein MPMPDLRDSSRTDRLDLRAVYETSGFLTSLDLDFVLNNLLLVAMSKMLTTRGALLLDEHRTAHTDRDYRVAAAKGMGRDPGGLVAEQTVHLDASDGAAWVGDEVPLPLREAGLHLALPLRYKDDVIGLLGLGKRARGGDYQAGEVAFVRSLVNMAAPAVHNARVAEELETANQNLAARVQELNTLFELSQTFGRTLDRDEAVKLLSFTLLGQLLAKRHLILVRNETGQLARAIERGGTTELPADLLARLSALHAPVFLDEHCAEDWTALREAGFRVLVPIGGRDVTRGVFALTHATNRPYTDREVEFVTSLGTLAFTSLENAELVEARVEKERLEEEMRLARTIQERLLPTAPPTSDKLDIATLALPSRHVAGDYFDLIPLDDGTLLVAIADVSGKGMPASLLMANLQACLQVLRGSGLDLAAATARINRVVHGNTGAASFITFFWGIYDPVTGRFDYVNAGHNPPMLLRADGTLDLLEDGGLILGVLADFAYDEGTTTLAPGDVLALFTDGVTEAHGLTTGGEHTEAEDYGEDRLEAILRAHHAESAGAILDALHADVRTYTDDAPLSDDLTALVLKRG; encoded by the coding sequence ATGCCGATGCCCGACCTCCGCGACAGCTCGCGGACCGACCGCCTCGACCTCCGTGCCGTCTACGAGACGAGCGGCTTCCTGACGTCGCTCGACCTCGATTTCGTCTTGAACAACCTGCTGCTCGTGGCGATGAGCAAGATGCTCACCACGCGCGGCGCGCTCCTGCTCGACGAGCACCGCACGGCGCACACCGACCGGGACTATCGGGTGGCGGCGGCCAAGGGGATGGGCCGCGACCCCGGCGGGCTGGTCGCCGAGCAGACCGTCCACCTCGACGCCTCGGACGGGGCGGCGTGGGTCGGCGACGAGGTGCCGCTGCCGCTCCGCGAGGCCGGGCTGCACCTCGCGCTGCCGCTGCGTTACAAGGACGATGTCATTGGGTTGCTCGGCCTCGGCAAGCGCGCCCGCGGCGGCGACTACCAGGCGGGCGAGGTCGCCTTCGTGCGCTCGCTCGTCAACATGGCAGCCCCGGCGGTGCACAACGCGCGCGTGGCCGAAGAGCTTGAGACAGCCAACCAGAACCTCGCCGCGCGGGTGCAGGAGCTCAACACGCTCTTCGAGTTGTCGCAGACCTTCGGGCGGACGCTCGACCGCGACGAGGCCGTGAAGCTGCTCTCGTTCACGCTGCTCGGGCAGCTCCTCGCCAAGCGCCACCTCATCCTCGTGCGCAACGAGACGGGGCAGCTCGCACGCGCCATCGAGCGCGGCGGGACAACCGAGTTGCCCGCCGACCTGCTCGCCCGGCTCTCAGCGCTCCATGCGCCGGTCTTCCTCGACGAGCACTGCGCCGAGGACTGGACCGCGCTGCGCGAGGCGGGCTTCCGCGTCCTCGTGCCCATCGGTGGGCGCGACGTCACGCGCGGCGTCTTCGCCCTCACGCACGCCACCAACCGGCCCTACACCGACCGCGAGGTCGAGTTCGTGACCTCACTCGGCACGCTCGCCTTCACGTCGCTGGAGAACGCCGAACTCGTGGAGGCGCGCGTGGAGAAGGAGCGACTCGAAGAGGAGATGCGCCTCGCGCGGACGATCCAGGAGCGCCTGCTCCCGACGGCTCCGCCGACCTCCGACAAGCTCGACATCGCCACGCTGGCGCTCCCGAGCCGCCACGTCGCCGGCGACTACTTCGACCTGATCCCGCTCGACGATGGCACGCTCCTCGTCGCCATCGCGGACGTGTCCGGCAAGGGTATGCCCGCCTCGCTCTTGATGGCCAATCTCCAGGCGTGCTTGCAGGTGCTGCGCGGCTCCGGCCTCGACCTCGCTGCGGCGACCGCGCGCATCAACCGCGTCGTCCACGGCAACACGGGCGCGGCGTCGTTCATCACCTTCTTCTGGGGCATCTACGACCCGGTCACTGGCCGCTTCGACTATGTCAACGCGGGCCACAACCCGCCGATGCTGCTCCGCGCGGACGGCACGCTCGACCTGCTCGAAGACGGCGGCCTCATCCTGGGCGTCCTCGCCGACTTCGCCTACGACGAGGGCACGACGACGCTCGCGCCGGGCGATGTGCTCGCCCTCTTCACCGACGGCGTCACGGAGGCGCACGGCCTCACCACGGGCGGCGAGCACACCGAGGCGGAAGACTATGGCGAGGACCGCCTCGAAGCCATCCTCCGCGCGCACCACGCCGAGTCTGCCGGGGCCATCCTCGACGCCCTCCACGCCGACGTGCGGACCTACACCGACGACGCCCCGCTCTCCGACGACCTCACGGCACTCGTGCTCAAGCGGGGGTAG
- a CDS encoding adenosylhomocysteinase translates to MDHKEGHYKVADLGLADAGRKRIEWAESRMPVLMKLREEYAATQPFAGYKITGCLHVTKETAVLVETLQACGAEVAWSGCNPLSTNDEVAAALAEGGTEIYAWYGQNTEDFYWCIDRTIDKTPSTTLDDGADLIFRVHSAFPEKAQDIIGGSEETTTGVHRLRAMADDGKLLYPVYAVNDSATKQEFDNVYGTGQSTLDGILRASSILIAGKNFVVAGYGHCGSGVAIRAKGLGANTIVCEVDPVAALKATLEGHRVMSMAEAAKVGDVFVTATGMKDIIRGEHFAQMKDGALVCNTGHYDVELNLQELAEMSNDTRVMRQDNREYTLENGNRIYVLGDGRLINLAAAEGHPSEVMDMSFANQFLAHLNLIQKHEAGEDLANTVFTLPAEFDTEIARKKLITMGIHIDGLSDDQVVYATDYSAGT, encoded by the coding sequence ATGGATCACAAGGAAGGACACTACAAAGTCGCGGACCTCGGCCTCGCCGACGCCGGACGCAAGCGCATCGAGTGGGCGGAGAGCCGCATGCCGGTGCTCATGAAGCTCCGCGAGGAGTACGCCGCCACGCAGCCGTTCGCCGGCTACAAAATCACGGGCTGCCTCCACGTCACGAAGGAGACCGCTGTGCTCGTCGAGACGCTGCAGGCCTGCGGCGCGGAAGTCGCCTGGAGCGGCTGCAACCCGCTCTCGACCAACGACGAGGTCGCTGCGGCCCTCGCCGAAGGCGGCACCGAGATCTACGCCTGGTACGGCCAGAACACCGAGGACTTCTACTGGTGCATCGACCGCACCATCGACAAGACGCCCTCGACGACGCTCGACGACGGCGCAGACCTCATCTTCCGCGTCCACAGCGCCTTCCCGGAGAAAGCCCAGGACATCATCGGCGGCTCGGAGGAGACGACCACCGGCGTCCACCGCCTCCGTGCGATGGCCGACGACGGCAAGCTCCTCTACCCGGTCTACGCCGTCAACGACTCCGCCACCAAGCAGGAGTTTGACAACGTCTACGGCACCGGCCAGTCGACGCTCGACGGCATCCTCCGCGCCTCCTCGATCCTGATCGCAGGCAAGAACTTCGTCGTGGCGGGCTACGGCCACTGCGGCTCCGGCGTGGCGATCCGCGCCAAGGGCCTCGGCGCCAACACCATCGTCTGCGAAGTCGACCCGGTGGCCGCGCTCAAGGCGACCCTCGAAGGCCACCGCGTCATGTCGATGGCCGAGGCCGCCAAAGTCGGCGACGTCTTCGTGACGGCCACGGGCATGAAGGACATCATCCGCGGCGAGCACTTCGCCCAGATGAAGGACGGCGCGCTCGTCTGTAACACGGGCCACTATGACGTGGAGCTCAACCTCCAGGAGCTCGCCGAGATGTCGAACGACACCCGCGTGATGCGCCAGGACAACCGCGAGTACACGCTCGAGAACGGCAACCGCATCTACGTGCTCGGCGACGGCCGCCTCATCAACCTCGCTGCTGCGGAGGGCCACCCCTCGGAGGTGATGGACATGAGCTTCGCCAACCAGTTCCTGGCGCACCTCAACCTGATCCAGAAGCACGAGGCGGGCGAAGACCTCGCGAACACGGTGTTCACGCTCCCGGCAGAGTTCGACACCGAGATCGCGCGCAAGAAGCTCATCACGATGGGCATCCACATCGACGGGCTCTCCGACGACCAGGTCGTCTACGCCACCGACTACTCGGCCGGCACCTGA
- a CDS encoding mechanosensitive ion channel domain-containing protein produces MEAVASWLMDQLSLDSMQSTTVVKLLQTVAILIGLNVARWLTLRVVFRQTEDVRVRYTWRKGIGYVSALLGALMLAYVWFGLFDNLGTFLGLLSAGIAIALQDLLISFAGWVFILWRHPFHTGDRIRVGEHMGDVIDVRMFQFTLLETGTKGGSGQSTGRIIHLPNSSVFRQPIINETAGFPYVWNEVPVVVTFESDWRAAKEILVEIAQAHATHLSEDAERKVKAAAREYLIFYAKLTPTVYTTVTDFGVQLTLRYIEAPRRVRGSEQAIWEALLDALAARDDIDLAYPTYRTYFNATEGKPGARVDLPGLGPSDG; encoded by the coding sequence ATGGAAGCAGTCGCCTCCTGGTTGATGGACCAGCTGAGCCTCGACTCGATGCAGAGCACGACGGTGGTCAAGCTCCTGCAGACCGTCGCCATTCTGATCGGGCTCAACGTGGCGCGGTGGCTGACGCTGCGGGTCGTCTTCCGGCAGACCGAGGACGTGCGCGTGCGCTACACTTGGCGCAAGGGCATCGGCTACGTCTCGGCCCTCCTCGGCGCGCTGATGCTCGCCTACGTCTGGTTTGGGCTGTTCGACAACCTCGGTACGTTCCTGGGGCTGCTCTCGGCAGGCATCGCCATCGCCCTTCAGGACCTGCTCATCAGCTTCGCCGGGTGGGTGTTCATCCTCTGGCGCCACCCGTTCCACACCGGCGACCGCATCCGCGTCGGCGAGCACATGGGCGATGTCATCGACGTGCGCATGTTTCAGTTCACGCTCCTCGAAACGGGCACCAAGGGCGGCTCGGGGCAGTCCACGGGGCGCATCATTCACCTCCCCAACAGCAGCGTCTTCCGCCAGCCGATCATCAACGAGACCGCAGGCTTTCCCTACGTGTGGAACGAGGTGCCCGTCGTGGTGACGTTCGAGAGCGACTGGCGCGCGGCGAAGGAGATCCTCGTCGAGATCGCCCAGGCGCACGCGACGCACCTCTCCGAGGACGCCGAGCGCAAGGTGAAGGCCGCGGCGCGGGAGTACCTCATCTTCTACGCCAAGCTCACGCCGACCGTCTACACGACCGTGACTGACTTCGGTGTGCAACTCACGCTGCGCTACATCGAGGCGCCGCGCCGGGTGCGGGGCAGCGAGCAGGCCATCTGGGAGGCCCTCCTCGACGCCCTCGCCGCGCGGGACGACATCGACCTCGCCTACCCCACCTACCGCACCTACTTCAACGCGACGGAGGGCAAGCCAGGGGCCCGCGTGGACCTACCGGGGCTGGGGCCAAGCGACGGATAA
- the metK gene encoding methionine adenosyltransferase encodes MAYLFTSESVSEGHPDKVSDQISDALLDAFLAEDPGSRVAVETLCTTGLVVVAGEVTCDGYVDVQKVVRETIEEIGYTDPALQFDAASCGVLSAIHEQSPDIAQGVDEGAGVDQEQGAGDQGLMFGYACRETSSLMPLAVAASHEILRRLAEIRKAGEIMTYLRPDAKSQVTLEYADDRRTINRVDAIVVSTQHGEDVTRAQIEADLRTHVIPQAFEALGAADVLDMAPPEDGGVTLYVNPTGRFVIGGPHGDAGLTGRKIIVDTYGGKGGHGGGAFSGKDPSKVDRSAAYAARYVAKNIVAAELADEVLVQVAYAIGVAKPVSITVDTYGTGKVDDRAIVDAVQQVFDLSPKGIIERLGLLDPARRPAYRSTAAYGHFGREDFPWEALDAVDALKGAVS; translated from the coding sequence ATGGCTTACCTATTTACCTCCGAGTCGGTCTCGGAAGGCCACCCCGACAAGGTCTCCGACCAGATCTCCGACGCGCTCCTCGACGCCTTCCTCGCAGAGGACCCGGGAAGCCGCGTCGCGGTCGAGACGCTCTGCACGACCGGCCTCGTGGTCGTCGCGGGCGAGGTCACCTGTGACGGCTACGTGGACGTTCAGAAGGTCGTCCGCGAGACCATCGAGGAGATCGGCTACACGGACCCCGCCCTCCAGTTCGACGCGGCGTCGTGCGGCGTGCTCTCGGCCATCCACGAGCAGAGCCCCGACATCGCGCAGGGCGTGGACGAGGGCGCGGGCGTGGACCAGGAGCAGGGCGCGGGCGACCAGGGCCTCATGTTCGGCTATGCCTGCCGCGAGACCTCGAGTCTGATGCCGCTGGCCGTCGCCGCGTCGCACGAGATCCTGCGCCGCCTCGCCGAGATCCGCAAGGCTGGCGAGATCATGACGTATCTCCGTCCGGACGCGAAGAGTCAGGTCACGCTGGAGTACGCCGACGACCGCCGCACCATCAACCGCGTGGACGCCATTGTCGTCTCGACGCAGCACGGCGAGGACGTCACCCGCGCGCAGATCGAGGCCGACCTCCGCACGCACGTCATCCCGCAGGCCTTCGAGGCGCTCGGCGCGGCCGACGTGCTCGACATGGCCCCACCTGAAGATGGGGGTGTCACGCTCTACGTCAACCCGACGGGGCGCTTCGTCATCGGCGGGCCGCACGGCGACGCTGGGCTGACCGGCCGCAAGATCATCGTCGACACCTACGGCGGCAAGGGCGGCCACGGCGGCGGCGCGTTCTCCGGCAAGGACCCCTCGAAGGTCGACCGCTCGGCCGCCTACGCCGCGCGCTACGTCGCCAAGAACATCGTCGCGGCCGAGCTCGCCGACGAGGTGCTCGTGCAAGTCGCCTATGCGATCGGTGTGGCCAAGCCCGTCTCGATCACCGTCGACACCTACGGCACCGGCAAGGTGGACGACCGCGCCATCGTGGATGCCGTCCAGCAGGTCTTCGACCTTAGCCCGAAGGGCATCATCGAGCGGCTCGGCCTGCTCGACCCGGCCCGCCGCCCGGCCTACCGCTCTACCGCCGCGTATGGCCACTTCGGCCGCGAGGACTTCCCCTGGGAGGCCCTCGACGCGGTCGACGCGCTCAAGGGGGCCGTTTCGTAG
- a CDS encoding NADP-dependent isocitrate dehydrogenase — translation MSTPELRTLRRPDALADGFARPVPRPTSFPDGRDRRTASTPIPVAVCHGDGIGPEIMDAVLRILDAAGAPLRVEPVEMGERAYREGHSSGIAPETWDLLRRHGVLLKGPITTPQGGGYKSLNVTLRKTLGLFANVRPCKSYSPHVAALHPHLDLVVIRENEEDTYAGIEHQQTTEVTQTLKLITRPGSEAICRYAFDYARAHGRRRVTCMTKANIMKHTDGLFKQVFEEVAADYPYIESDHRIIDIGAALVAARPERLDVIVAPNLYGDILSDIAAEVSGSLGLAGSANLGPSFAMFEAVHGSAPDIAGRGVANPSGLLRAAVMMLVHLGQAEVAARIKNAWLATVEAGLHTPDLYRPSVSRRQLPTDNFADAVIARLGTEPRDLKPVHYTGMGGRSTASLDLRVRPTPPRPKTLVGVDVFLDWNGPDQSRDPDTLGMALRALGSDSDDDSDGTPDRLALTLITNRGVKVFPSGLPETFCTDHWRCRFTAPDDEVAPQHVVALLGRLVEAGFDVIKTEHLYTVEGTRAYSLAQGE, via the coding sequence ATGTCTACCCCTGAATTGCGTACGCTCCGTCGCCCCGATGCCCTCGCCGATGGGTTTGCCCGCCCTGTCCCGCGCCCGACGTCGTTTCCCGACGGCCGAGATCGTCGCACCGCCTCGACCCCGATCCCGGTCGCGGTGTGCCACGGCGACGGCATCGGCCCGGAGATCATGGACGCCGTCCTCCGCATCCTCGACGCGGCAGGCGCGCCGCTCCGCGTCGAGCCCGTCGAGATGGGCGAGCGGGCCTATCGCGAGGGTCACTCTTCGGGCATTGCGCCGGAGACGTGGGACCTGCTGCGCCGCCACGGTGTGCTCCTCAAGGGGCCGATCACGACTCCGCAGGGCGGCGGCTACAAGAGCCTCAACGTCACGCTCCGCAAGACGCTCGGCCTCTTCGCCAACGTACGTCCTTGCAAGAGCTACAGCCCGCACGTCGCTGCGCTGCACCCGCACCTCGACCTCGTCGTGATCCGCGAGAACGAGGAGGACACCTACGCGGGCATCGAGCATCAGCAGACCACCGAGGTCACGCAGACGCTCAAGCTCATCACGCGGCCTGGCAGCGAGGCCATCTGCCGCTATGCTTTCGACTATGCACGGGCCCACGGTCGCCGCCGCGTGACGTGCATGACGAAGGCCAACATCATGAAGCACACCGACGGCCTCTTCAAGCAGGTCTTCGAGGAAGTCGCGGCCGACTACCCCTACATCGAGAGCGACCACCGCATCATCGACATCGGCGCGGCGCTGGTGGCGGCCCGCCCCGAGCGCCTCGACGTGATCGTGGCGCCGAACCTCTACGGCGACATCCTCTCCGACATCGCCGCCGAGGTGTCAGGCTCGCTCGGGCTGGCGGGGTCGGCCAACCTCGGGCCGTCGTTCGCGATGTTCGAGGCCGTGCACGGCAGCGCGCCGGACATCGCGGGGCGCGGCGTGGCGAACCCGTCGGGGCTGCTGCGCGCCGCGGTGATGATGCTCGTCCACCTCGGCCAAGCGGAGGTCGCCGCGCGCATCAAGAATGCCTGGCTCGCCACCGTCGAGGCGGGGCTGCACACGCCGGACCTCTACCGCCCGTCGGTGAGCCGCCGCCAGCTCCCCACCGACAACTTCGCCGACGCCGTGATCGCGCGCCTCGGCACGGAGCCGCGCGACCTCAAGCCGGTGCACTACACCGGAATGGGAGGCCGTAGCACTGCCAGTCTCGATCTCAGGGTGCGCCCGACGCCGCCCCGTCCGAAGACGCTCGTGGGCGTCGATGTCTTCCTTGACTGGAACGGCCCCGACCAGAGCCGCGACCCCGACACGCTCGGCATGGCGCTCCGCGCGCTCGGCAGTGACAGTGACGACGACAGCGATGGCACGCCGGACCGGCTTGCGCTAACGCTCATCACCAACCGCGGCGTGAAGGTCTTTCCGAGCGGCCTCCCGGAGACGTTCTGCACCGACCACTGGCGCTGCCGCTTCACCGCGCCCGACGACGAGGTGGCCCCGCAGCATGTCGTGGCGCTCCTCGGGCGGCTCGTCGAGGCCGGCTTCGACGTCATCAAGACGGAGCACCTCTACACCGTCGAGGGCACCCGCGCCTACTCGCTCGCGCAAGGCGAGTAG
- a CDS encoding metallophosphoesterase family protein: MTLGLVSDTHGWLHPALCDALAGVDLILHAGDVGTPDILDALEAVAPTKTVWGNIDGRPIRQRSVEHLRIRVAGVNLWMTHIGGHPKRWAKGIGPRLRAEWPDVFVCGHSHILRIERVPHLGGMLYVNPGAAGRQGFHQVKTCVRLTVEGGAATKADVVHLDG; encoded by the coding sequence ATGACGCTCGGCCTCGTCTCGGACACCCACGGCTGGCTCCACCCCGCGCTCTGCGACGCGCTCGCCGGCGTCGACCTCATCCTCCACGCGGGCGATGTGGGCACGCCCGACATCCTCGACGCGCTCGAAGCCGTCGCGCCGACGAAGACCGTCTGGGGCAACATCGACGGGCGACCTATCCGGCAGCGCTCGGTGGAGCACCTGCGCATCAGGGTTGCGGGGGTGAATCTCTGGATGACGCACATCGGCGGGCACCCGAAGCGCTGGGCCAAGGGCATCGGCCCGAGGCTGCGCGCGGAGTGGCCCGACGTGTTCGTCTGCGGCCACAGCCACATCCTGCGCATCGAGCGGGTGCCGCACCTCGGCGGGATGCTCTACGTCAACCCCGGCGCTGCAGGTCGCCAGGGCTTCCACCAGGTCAAGACCTGCGTCCGGCTCACCGTCGAAGGCGGCGCGGCGACAAAAGCCGATGTGGTGCACCTCGACGGGTAG